A window of the Helianthus annuus cultivar XRQ/B chromosome 4, HanXRQr2.0-SUNRISE, whole genome shotgun sequence genome harbors these coding sequences:
- the LOC110932760 gene encoding TMV resistance protein N-like has translation MAVAEASKELVWLKAFLKELGKNQADYPLYSDNESAVKLAKNPVYHGKTKHIGMRHESQLIKIIVDTVLDRLTVFISCVDEDLVGMTTRFQELQPLLDNRLGGVRMVGIWGVGGSGKSTLAYSLYKNISKQFDAHCILENIREKTSKYGLAKLQEIILGALSNTKENIQSVGEGKDKIKDMLCRMKVLLLLDDVSSVDQLEALAGKHSWFGSGSRILITTRDEHLLRTHKVGHIYLVKLLSDDEAIRLFKIHAYNEEVPVEDYETLSLRVVSYAAGLPLALKVLGSFLYDKNNSDEWIGTLKKLKEIPDHEVMNILKISYDGLETYQKELFLDIACFWNKKSQHDAVEILEACGYHPGIGIKVLKQKALISIVDGNFDMHDLVQEMGHYIVRGEGVHPYSPESYSRLWKEEDIRNLCLGDAIKENYKIEAIKYNGYLYDGGHDFSSRFFKIVSKLKKLRWLRVDMHARMFDGEPTFLNELCYADGYPTSSFLNSYPLMNLIILNLSWSTYQEVRKENDTINATTYKDFEPVVLEFPRLSLSTLRYLEMQDSTLTELGKGRWKRCVLLDSEVGSDDCFCS, from the exons GCATGAATCACAATTGATCAAAATAATTGTTGATACAGTTTTGGATAGATTGACCGTGTTCATTTCATGTGTTGATGAAGACCTTGTTGGAATGACAACTCGCTTCCAAGAATTACAACCACTATTAGACAATCGGTTAGGTGGTGTGCGCATGGTTGGGATATGGGGGGTTGGGGGTAGCGGTAAGAGTACTCTTGCATATTCTCTATATAAGAACATCTCGAAACAATTTGATGCTCATTGCATCCTAGAGAATATTAGAGAGAAAACAAGCAAATATGGTTTAGCAAAATTGCAAGAGATTATCTTAGGAGCTCTTTCCAACACAAAGGAAAACATACAGAGTGTTGGAGAAGGAAAAGACAAAATAAAAGATATGTTATGTCGTATGAAGGTGTTACTACTTCTTGATGATGTCAGTAGCGTTGACCAACTAGAGGCGTTAGCTGGAAAACATAGTTGGTTTGGTAGTGGGAGCAGAATATTAATCACTACTAGGGATGAACATTTGCTAAGAACACACAAGGTAGGCCACATCTATCTTGTCAAATTATTATCAGATGATGAGGCTATCCGACTCTTTAAAATACATGCATATAATGAAGAAGTCCCTGTAGAAGATTATGAAACTTTATCATTACGTGTGGTTTCTTATGCCGCTGGGCTCCCTTTAGCACTTAAAGTTCTAGGTTCTTTTTTATACGACAAAAATAATAGTga tGAGTGGATCGGTACCttgaagaagttgaaagaaaTCCCAGATCATGAGGTCATGAATATTCTCAAAATTAGTTATGACGGACTTGAAACTTACCAGAAAGAATTATTCTTGGATATTGCATGTTTTTGGAATAAGAAGAGTCAACATGATGCAGTTGAGATACTTGAAGCCTGTGGTTATCACCCTGGAATAGGTATAAAGGTGTTGAAACAAAAGGCTCTCATAAGCATTGTGGATGGCAATTTTGATATGCATGACCTAGTCCAAGAAATGGGACACTACATTGTTAGAGGGGAAGGGGTACATCCTTACAGTCCTGAAAGTTATAGCAGACTTTGGAAAGAAGAAGACATTAGAAACTTGTGTTTAGGGGATGCGATAAAG GAAAATTACAAGATTGAAGCGATAAAATATAATGGTTATTTATATGATGGTGGTCATGATTTTTCATCACGCTTCTTTAAGATTGTTTCAAAATTGAAGAAATTAAGGTGGCTTAGGGTGGACATGCATGCTAGAATGTTTGATGGAGAGCCTACTTTTTTAAATGAGTTGTGTTATGCTGATGGGTATCCCACAAGTTCATTCCTAAACAGTTACCCGTTAATGAACCTTATCATTCTAAACTTAAGTTGGAGCACGTATCAAGAAGTTCGGAAG GAAAATGACACGATTAACGCCACAACATATAAGGATTTTGAACCTGTTGTTCTAGAATTTCCAAGACTATCATTATCGACGCTTCGTTACCTAGAAATGCAGGATAGCACGTTAACTGAACTTGGGAAAGGTCGTTGGAAG AGGTGCGTTTTGCTCGATTCAGAGGTTGGATCGGATGATTGCTTTTGTTCATAG
- the LOC110935561 gene encoding TMV resistance protein N-like, giving the protein MRKLLNLPDFDELPRLQKLIISQCDELVEIHSSLGRHGSLKYISVSCCPKFRSFPTIVHMENLKSLEIGYCNLEDGDIPSGIDRLSNLQELSLRGNKFSRLDFSLLQLTRLKLLNISGCEQLLELPQLPSGLVILKADSCKSVTTTGDCHKNCKQLRHVSLIDVIINDADRLLKSMLEVKSIENGCMLLQLEGVEIAKGFTPLLRGKTCSLQLPEKWYDDFCGFLICVVLYRGDHLDINIRARVMSGMDYQSDVVWEERHSNSMKEAVREGDNDNHQTYKTRSQFLEENDCDKHLRTWVTYVSFGSLRYAARWVQTYKAISFEVDADGCHSFGVRLVDKKSKGV; this is encoded by the exons ATGCGTAAGCTACTCAACCTACCAGATTTTGATGAACTCCCACGTCTTCAAAAGCTTATCATCTCTCAGTGTGACGAGTTAGTAGAGATTCACTCATCACTAGGAAGGCATGGAAGTCTTAAATACATAAGTGTGTCATGTTGTCCCAAGTTTAGAAGTTTTCCAACAATCGTCCACATGGAAAACCTCAAGTCTCTAGAAATAGGGTATTGTAATTTGGAAGATGGAGACATACCCTCTGGTATTGATAGATTATCCAACTTACAAGAACTAAGTCTACGTGGTAATAAATTTTCACGGTTAGATTTCAGCCTCTTGCAACTTACGAGACTCAAACTCCTCAACATCTCGGGTTGCGAACAACTTCTTGAATTGCCTCAGCTTCCGTCAGGTTTAGTGATTCTCAAGGCAGACAGTTGCAAGTCAGTTACAACCACTGGAGATTGCCATAAAAACTGTAAACAGTTACGCCATGTCTCGCTTATAGATGTGATCATAAATGATGCCGACAGATTACTAAAGTCCATGCTTGAG GTAAAATCTATTGAGAATGGGTGCATGCTTCTTCAACTTGAAGGTGTTGAAATTGCAAAGGGATTTACACCTTTGCTTAGAGGGAAAACATGTAGCTTGCAGCTTCCAGAGAAATGGTACGATGACTTTTGTGGTTTCTTAATATGTGTTGTTCTTTATAGAGGTGATCACTTGGATATTAATATAAGAGCGAGGGTGATGAGTGGTATGGATTATCAAAGTGATGTGGTTTGGGAGGAAAGGCATAGCAATAGTATGAAGGAGGCAGTTAGGGAAGGTGATAATGATAATCATCAAACATACAAAACTCGTTCACAATTTTTAGAGGAAAATGATTGTGATAAGCATTTGAGGACATGGGTCACATATGTTTCATTTGGTTCATTGAGATACGCTGCAAGGTGGGTTCAAACGTACAAAGCTATATCTTTTGAAGTTGATGCTGATGGGTGTCATAGTTTTGGGGTTAGACTAGTCGACAAGAAAAGTAAAGGTGTGTAA